The Prevotella sp. E9-3 genome has a window encoding:
- a CDS encoding PspC domain-containing protein codes for MEKKLCRSSKDRLLGGVCAGLADYFDLDVTIVRIAYALLTFFTAFSGVIVYVILLLLMPEKK; via the coding sequence ATGGAAAAGAAATTATGCCGTTCTTCGAAAGATCGCTTACTTGGCGGCGTGTGTGCTGGTTTAGCAGATTATTTTGACCTTGATGTCACCATCGTACGCATTGCTTATGCACTACTGACTTTCTTTACCGCATTCAGTGGTGTTATCGTCTATGTTATTCTTTTGCTTCTGATGCCTGAGAAGAAGTAG
- a CDS encoding thymidylate synthase, with protein MKQYLELLDRILREGVEKGDRTGTGTLSVFGHQMRFNLEEGFPLLTTKKLHLKSIIYELLWFLQGNTNVHWLQEHGVRIWNEWADEQGELGPVYGHQWRSWPDYDGGSIDQIKIILDQLKNNPNSRRMLVSAWNVAEVNKMALPPCHTMFQFYVAPPREEGDKPRLSLQLYQRSADTFLGVPFNIASYALLCMMVAQVCDMKPGDFIHTTGDTHLYLNHLEQARLQLTRTPRPLPKMRINPDVKDLFSFKYEDFQLEDYDPWPHIKAEVSV; from the coding sequence ATGAAACAATATTTAGAGTTACTGGACCGCATATTGCGCGAAGGCGTGGAAAAGGGCGACCGTACAGGTACAGGCACACTAAGCGTGTTCGGCCATCAGATGCGGTTCAACCTGGAGGAAGGATTTCCTCTACTTACCACCAAGAAACTGCACCTGAAAAGTATCATCTATGAGCTTTTATGGTTCCTGCAGGGCAACACCAACGTACACTGGCTACAAGAACATGGTGTGAGAATATGGAACGAATGGGCCGATGAGCAAGGTGAACTCGGTCCTGTCTATGGACACCAATGGCGTTCATGGCCCGACTATGATGGCGGTTCCATCGACCAGATAAAGATTATCCTCGACCAGTTGAAGAACAATCCGAACTCACGTAGAATGCTGGTATCAGCATGGAATGTAGCAGAAGTAAACAAGATGGCCCTACCTCCCTGCCACACGATGTTTCAGTTCTACGTAGCCCCACCTCGTGAGGAAGGCGACAAGCCCCGTCTCTCACTACAATTGTATCAACGCAGTGCCGACACTTTCCTCGGTGTTCCTTTCAACATTGCGTCTTACGCATTGCTGTGCATGATGGTGGCTCAGGTTTGCGATATGAAACCAGGCGACTTTATCCACACTACAGGCGACACTCACTTGTATTTGAACCATCTTGAACAAGCCCGTTTGCAGCTGACACGTACCCCACGTCCACTGCCCAAGATGCGCATCAATCCAGATGTGAAAGACTTGTTCTCGTTCAAGTATGAGGATTTCCAATTAGAGGACTACGATCCTTGGCCACATATCAAGGCCGAGGTAAGCGTGTAA